The sequence CCAATCCGATCCGATCCTTCGGCAGGATGAGTAGGAAAAAGTTCAGCCTGCCGAAGGAGGGAAAAgaatgaaatgaaaagatCTCGAAGGCTGACTGCGAGATGAACAAAACCAACAGCTGGTTCGCCGCCAACATGGGAACTGGAATCACTGCCATCCTCTTGGAGAGACTGCCGTTCCAATTTCCTGGCCTGCACTACATCGCCGTCGCTATCTTCATCCTCAACATCGCCCTCTTCACCCTCTTCCTCGCCATCTCCATCGTGCGCTATGGCCTCTGGCCAGAGAAGTTCAAGCAGATGCTCGCCCATCCCGCCCACTCCATGATGCTCGGCACCTTTCCCATGGGCTTCGCCACCATCATCAACTTGACCGTCTTCATCTGCGTGCCCATGTGGGGTGACTGGGCCGCAACCATGGCCTGGATAATGTGGTGGATCGACGCTGCCGTTAGCATCTTCACCTGCTATTATGTTCCATTCGTTCTGTATGTcgaaatctctttttccctttttttttccctcttctttttttcctcttctttttttcccccttgtTCTTTTGCTGACTAGTAATGTTAAGAACAACCGTTCATCCCGCCAAGCTGGAAACGATGACCGCCGCATGGCTTCTTCCCATTGTAGCACCGGTCGTCGCGGCGGCTTCGGGCGGCGTCGTCGCTGAGGTCCTGCCAAACGACTCCCACGCCATGCTGACCGTCATCTTCTGCTATATCATGTGGGGTTCGGCCGTGCCATTCGCCAtggtcatcatcgtcatctaTTTCCAGAGACTGGCTCTGCACAAGGTCGTCCCCTCAGCTGTCATCGTCAGTACTTTGCTTCCCGTTGGTCCACTTGGCCAAGGAGGATTTGGGTGAGTTCAATTTTCCCCGTCcaaaaagctttcttttgtCATTGGAAGAATCGCATCTAACCTGTGAGTAGCATCATGCAACTTGGAATCGTGGCAAAGAGAGTCTTCCCAACAGTAAGTGTTTCATTGTtttcttatcttttttttttttttccagcCTACCCTGAGTCATCCTGTCTGAGGCGGACActgatattttttttttctctttgctGTGCAGTCCGAGGTCCTGTCGCCTCTTGCCGGTGAGATCTTCTATGCAGTCGGAGTCTTCATCGCCCTGGTGATGTGGGGTTTCGGCCTGGTCTGGCTGTGGTTCGCCGCCGCCTCCTTTGCCCGCGGCCCGTTCCCGTTCAACCTGGGATGGTGGGCGTTTACTTTCCCGATCGGTAAGTCCGGACAATGTCCCTTTCCCTGTGTCTCTTTTGGGCTCCTCGACTGACATGGTGATGCGACAGGTGTGTTCACAACCGCATGCACCCTGTTCGGAAAGGAATTCAACTCGGTGGTCTTCAACATCATCGGAACAGTAAGCTGCTCCCTTTGTCCCCGGTGAAGTTAAGTCTCTCCTCTCTTCAGGCTGCTGACCAGTGCATGCAGATTCTCTCCGTGTGCGTAACCCTGCTCTGGATCATGGTCTTTGGCTTCACCATCTGGAAGTCGTGCACCAAGGAGCTCTTTAGACTATAGACGAAAGGACGATGTAATgccccccaaaaaaaaaaaaagagaaaggagAAACCCAAAACTGACGCACATGAAAGAGGCAGCTGGGCAAAAGGCAGAAATGCATTTTTTTGTATACACCGGCGGCATATACACATGCAGTATGTAGATATTCCTTTTGGCTGCTTCAACACAACACACAAACACACGAAAACACACACGCACATATACCACAAACACACTGCAGGATcagtcttctttgttgtacataCATCTGGATAAGttgtgatttttttttttttaatttttctttttagaAACAAGAACATGCATTTTTGAGTGGTTTGAAATAGAGTCCCGTAGCGTTCCCTCTGTAGAGGAGCGAGAGGAGgaaaagagcagcagaagtGAAGGAGAGAAGTGAAGAAAAAGGttaaaggaaaaaaaaaagaggaagaaaaaagaaaagaagaaaaggagaagaagaagaagaagaagaagaagagcagcGTGGGACAGAAAGGCGAGAAAGATCCGCGCCCCAGAGCTGCTTTTTAGGCGCCGATTGCGTGATCGTCGGGACTGCTTGGCTCAGCGGCGTCCACTAGTTGACGCCCAGCGAGCGATAGACTCAACAACAAAGACAAACATGGCGTCGAACCACACAGAATAACTCACAATTTTTACGGGACAGAGATGGTGGGAGGCCTTCCTGGGGTTTAATACCCtccgaaaagaaaaaaggaaacaaaatatcccccctcccccctcccCAAAAGCcgactttgctttttttaaCATCTGGCGGTGAGTCGAGCGAGGTTGCTGATCCCTGGCATTATGAGCATGAACCGCGCTCTTTGTCGCGCTGGACACGTCCGTCCGTCCTTGGGCCACCCAAGGGTTCCTTCAGTCCCAACCACATGATGAACTACATGGATTCACCTCCCAATCACTGGGTGCAATTCTCCGTCGCTCACTCTTGGCTCTTCCCGCGTCGACTGCCCAGGGATTGCGCCCGGGGAAACCAATGACGACCGGATGCCAGCTCGACGGCCAGCGACCTGATGCTTGAAAGACGGCACGACGGCCGCCGAGGCTCGCCTGGGCAGTGCTGTCATTGGCCTGGTAGCTGTCCCTCGTCCAGTAAGGTTGATGTcgggaaagaagagaaaaaaaaaaaaaaaaaaccaagatgacgatgatgatgctGGCGACTGGCGATGATGAAATTCCCCCCCGTTGACTGGGCGGTTTGAGCTGTCACTGGCTCTTGCATATCGTGTAACGGTGGAAACGCACACACATCGTGTCTTGGTTCTCTGTCCAGGCCCAACGGGTTTGGACGGGAGACAGTGGCACATCGAGATTCGCACGCTGCTTTTTTGGATCGGTCAAAAAGGTTGGCTGGGAAGATTCTTTGTTCTGGTAActatctacggagtactccgtaacaTACAGACGAAAATCAAGAGACTGAGAAGAGAAATCACCCTTCCATTCCTGATGGGCATAGCAGACATAATAACTTGTGGCAGGGATCGAAAGCCCAGCTTGTATTCCCCATCATCCCGCGTGCCCCCCTAATCTTTCCATCTCCCTTGATAATATCCAGATCCACGGCCAAAAAGGGATACATGCCAGCGAACGCTTTAGCCTGTTGGGCGGTCAGAACCATTCATCTTGTGAATAATACCCGATTTCTTGTTCTGTCAAACTTACCCTCCCTCGGGTCAGGGCCGCTGCCGCACATGCCGCTCAGGGGAGCGTATGGGCCTTTGCATTCACGAAGTGGCCCCTCTGTGATCATGGGGTCATTTGGGTACTGGAGATCGTCCTTGTCAGCTCACAGAAGTCCCTTTTCGAAGCAAACGCTTGGTCGAGCTTGTGTGCAGCTTACTTTGGGGAAGTTTTCCCAATTTCCACCAGTCACCTTGGCGCTAACGCTGGCGGTGAGAGTGAGAGCGATCAGGCTGAAAATCGTGGTGGCTTTCATTCTGGAAGTTGACGCTCGGGTTCTCGGATTCAAGTCAATCTGAGTATGGGCTGAATGGGCTGAATGCACTGTTTGTCCTGTTGCGATGATGATTTCTTCCCTTGATCTCCTTCTCGAGGGGAGACATGCTCGCAATATTTATACCCTCAAGCTTCCCATCGATCGTGGAGATGAAGCTTGGAGTATCTCTCTGGATAGTGGAACCAAACTTCAGATCTCCCCAGGCGTCATTTTCTCGGCGGGATCCAACTATCGCTGGGATATTTGATCCATCCTCCTGGACCTCGAAGCACATCGTCGGTGAGAAATAGCTCTCCCCACGGGGAAAGGTTAGTGGGGCGCCATTGGCCTGGTGGAGTGATTTCGATGTCATCGACGAGCACAGACATGTTTTTGCTTTTGAAATGTCCAATATAAGGACAGAAAATCCCGCAAGAAGTGAGTCAGGAGATTTGATTTTGAGGGATTAAGGTGAACGAGAGAAGCGTTATAACTATATCACCACGATGCTTCTTGAGAAACACTACCGCTAGAGATGCATAGCATTGCTTGCAACTAACCGCGGCATAGAGGGATAATGACCGAAAAAAACATATAACAGGCCCTCTACGACCTTTCGTACAGCTTCTGGTGTCTCAGTGCAGCTGGTGAGGAGATGAAGTGACGATAGCGTTATCGCCCTTTGTCCTCGACGGCCGAGGATCTCGCCAATGATCGTCTGAGTCCGGAGTGCTGGGCTGTTGGACTCCGTACCATTCCGCAACGTTTCATAGCTCAGTAGCATTTGGCCGTTGAGCCAGACTTCTCGAGGGGTTGTTGATAGTCGCTAAATATCCAATTGTGATGTAGCATATCTTAGACCTTTGATTGCAGCGGACATTCacttgtatgtatgtacagtacatgcGGTTAATTCTGCGCCATTAAGGGTTCTTCCAAAGCACTGGTCTGGTTGGTTTTCCGGGCCAGCCCACCGTGAGATTTGTATTTGTGACTGGCCTCTCGGTGAGTAAATAGCATTTCGTATTGAAAGAGAGGCAATTGGAAAGCATCAAAAACGCCCGGCTTTAACGGTTCAACCCCGCGATGTCATTACATCATTCCTCGATGTTCTCGCCGCATCTCCCCGCTGCCATTCGCGACTTTCATCAAAGAAATCATTCAATGACGCTGCTCAATCACCCTTAGTTACCAGTCGCTCGATTCAATTGCTCTCCAGATGTCAACCCTGCCATCCACAGACCCTCCTCCTCTCCCCGCCTCCACATCCTCACAGCAACCAGCCGTCCATATCCCGCCGCCCTCCTACCTTGATCCCACCACCTACCCACAGACCCTCTACCTCGACCCCGAGAGAATATTCATCGAACTCACCTACCATCCCCTCTCCCCATCCACCTACCTCGCCCACACCCGCTCCCCTGCCGCCGGTGCAAACGTCCTCTTCCTCGGCACCACCCGCGACACCTTTGA is a genomic window of Coccidioides posadasii str. Silveira chromosome 3, complete sequence containing:
- the SSU1 gene encoding Plasma membrane sulfite pump involved in sulfite metabolism (EggNog:ENOG410PI7D~COG:P~TransMembrane:8 (i50-74o86-112i133-153o159-182i194-218o224-250i262-285o305-327i)), whose translation is MNPQDSSVNGAAPKAQSQSTQADQNARTTILPPTYDEFPDEKKARRRDDWIAIANFHPGWFAANMGTGITAILLERLPFQFPGLHYIAVAIFILNIALFTLFLAISIVRYGLWPEKFKQMLAHPAHSMMLGTFPMGFATIINLTVFICVPMWGDWAATMAWIMWWIDAAVSIFTCYYVPFVLTTVHPAKLETMTAAWLLPIVAPVVAAASGGVVAEVLPNDSHAMLTVIFCYIMWGSAVPFAMVIIVIYFQRLALHKVVPSAVIVSTLLPVGPLGQGGFGIMQLGIVAKRVFPTSEVLSPLAGEIFYAVGVFIALVMWGFGLVWLWFAAASFARGPFPFNLGWWAFTFPIGKSGQCPFPCVSFGLLD
- a CDS encoding uncharacterized protein (SECRETED:SignalP(1-20)) codes for the protein MKATTIFSLIALTLTASVSAKVTGGNWENFPKYPNDPMITEGPLRECKGPYAPLSGMCGSGPDPREG